One region of Wyeomyia smithii strain HCP4-BCI-WySm-NY-G18 chromosome 3, ASM2978416v1, whole genome shotgun sequence genomic DNA includes:
- the LOC129733316 gene encoding myb-like protein AA isoform X2 yields the protein MANPRKFSEKIALHNQKQAEETAEFERIMREVSDVTSKVSRSANLTPTLGGLGTFRGGSLPNVNNDNDKYQEKGDDGGTLTELKSYTQLESVKIKKESVAKPNTPSNHSRESRVRTPGGPMRNRQSSRNHDTSPYGSNSVHLIPPMESNWHRSISDSAIHQSICQNQPESNHLNTHSPLTLSPTVRRKISNAQSISKVHQHISSNHLENHSPHDMRSRSSTGLAGLPGINIYPSQNHTDSIQIPIPSNTGSLPDLTSVGYPMYSSSLDQEYDHNAHNNSYCASPIGTSPSSLSPTSAIHNHHPRPRPNNFGGGGEGGGGYQIPTSSHPNSGNVSPSNNNNTTTTNLNNTTNNNNNNNGSSTNHNNKTKNNNQKPKSSQPFLSVPDSNRFSFMSKQGNNTYELSQSPQPQQQQQQRVPTLDQINYDNFSQLNDGLSSPNQQNSPENILYGSHGNISPHVMLDYRNRPSPGSSPGLVLNLDSSSSAPCSPVSHSIGSNNGQSYEKYPSNDVYVHNTLPQHLEHITLDWTTLVRSLVESGCTLTAQVQGDNALPPDFAANQLVFGTFDDSYLTLNNDLNLRTDPSHQPQQSQQQQQQQHQHQQHQQQQQQQQQQSHQQHPQQTPPQQSPHLNSVTCGSLPNSVNHQSYSHNHNGSNEPLLSLQTAPIIQTPTTIPEIVFTDFSTREDFESELGLGQMDFQSFQMLSDTGTMIDPMDEDSFRRELQ from the exons GTTTCGAGGAGTGCCAATCTCACACCCACACTCGGTGGTTTGGGTACATTTCGAGGCGGTTCACTGCCGAACGTCAACAACGATAACGATAAATATCAGGAAAAG GGCGACGATGGTGGTACATTGACAGAGCTGAAGTCCTACACACAGCtggaaagtgtaaaaatcaaaaAGGAATCAGTAGCTAAGCCGAATACTCCATCCAATCACAGTCGAGAGTCTAGGG TACGAACTCCTGGTGGACCAATGCGTAATAGACAGTCAAGTCGGAACCACGACACGTCGCCCTACGGTAGCAATTCGGTGCATCTTATACCTCCGATGGAAAGCAACTGGCATCGATCCATTTCGGACTCGGCCATCCATCAGAGTATATGCCAAAACCAG CCAGAGTCCAATCACCTGAACACACACTCACCTCTTACGTTAAGTCCAACAGTTCGAagaaagatttcaaatgctcAAAGTATCTCTAAAGTGCATCAGCATATATCATCGAACCATCTTGAAAACCATTCGCCACATGATATGAGATCCCGATCATCGACTGGTCTGGCCGGTCTACCAGGGATAAA CATTTATCCATCGCAGAACCACACAGATAGTATACAAATCCCTATTCCTAGTAATACAGGTTCGCTACCGGATTTGACTTCCGTTGGTTATCCTATGTACTCATCATCACTAGATCAGGAGTATGATCATAACGCTCATAACAATAGTTACTGTGCT AGTCCCATTGGAACATCTCCGTCATCGTTATCCCCAACATCGGCCATTCACAACCATCACCCGCGGCCTCGACCAAACAATTTTGGTGGGGGAGGTGAAGGAGGCGGTGGCTATCAAATTCCGACCAGCAGTCATCCCAACAGTGGCAATGTTAGccccagcaacaacaacaacaccacCACCACTAACCTAAACAACACtaccaacaataacaacaacaacaacggtaGTAGTACTAATCATAACAACAAAACAAAGAATAATAATCAAAAGCCGAAGTCTAGTCAA CCTTTTTTATCTGTACCAGATAGCAATAGATTTTCATTTATGTCGAAG cagGGTAATAATACTTACGAGCTGAGCCAATCGCCCCAgccacagcagcagcaacaacagcggGTACCAACATTGGATCAGATTAACTACGACAACTTTAGTCAGTTGAATGATGGCCTATCGTCGCCGAACCAGCAAAATTCTCCCGAAAATATTCTGTACGGATCTCATGGGAACATTTCACCG CATGTGATGCTAGATTATCGAAATAGGCCAAGTCCTGGTTCTAGTCCTGGCCTGGTGCTCAACCTTGACTCAAGTTCTAGCGCGCCATGCAGTCCTGTGTCTCATAGTATAGGAAGTAATAACGG ACAATCTTATGAGAAGTATCCATCGAATGATGTTTATGTTCATAACACCCTGCCACAGCACCTGGAACACATAACCCTG GACTGGACTACTTTGGTTCGAAGTCTTGTCGAGTCTGGATGTACATTAACCGCCCAAGTTCAG GGAGACAACGCATTACCACCGGACTTTGCCGCAAACCAGTTGGTATTTGGAACG TTTGACGATTCATACCTTACGCTAAACAACGATCTCAACCTGCGGACGGATCCATCACATCAACCACAGCAatcacaacagcagcagcagcagcagcatcagcacCAGCAGcaccaacaacagcagcaacagcaacaacaacagtcACATCAGCAACATCCACAGCAGACACCGCCGCAGCAATCGCCACACCTTAACTCAGTCACTTGTGGTTCACTTCCGAACAGTGTAAATCACCAAAGTTACAGCCATAATCACAACGGAAGTAACGAACCACTGCTCAGCTTACAGACAGCTCCAATAATTCAAACTCCCACCACGATACCAGAGATTGTGTTTACCG atttctccaCGAGAG AGGACTTTGAATCCGAACTGGGCCTTGGGCAGATGGATTTCCAGAGTTTTCAGATGCTCTCCGATACCGGCACAATGATTGACCCGATGGACGAGGACAGTTTTCGACGGGAGCTTCAGTGA
- the LOC129733316 gene encoding myb-like protein AA isoform X7: MTNPRKYRDKIKIHEEKMKLQQLEFERTMREVSPILVSRGDDGGTLTELKSYTQLESVKIKKESVAKPNTPSNHSRESRVRTPGGPMRNRQSSRNHDTSPYGSNSVHLIPPMESNWHRSISDSAIHQSICQNQPESNHLNTHSPLTLSPTVRRKISNAQSISKVHQHISSNHLENHSPHDMRSRSSTGLAGLPGINIYPSQNHTDSIQIPIPSNTGSLPDLTSVGYPMYSSSLDQEYDHNAHNNSYCASPIGTSPSSLSPTSAIHNHHPRPRPNNFGGGGEGGGGYQIPTSSHPNSGNVSPSNNNNTTTTNLNNTTNNNNNNNGSSTNHNNKTKNNNQKPKSSQPFLSVPDSNRFSFMSKQGNNTYELSQSPQPQQQQQQRVPTLDQINYDNFSQLNDGLSSPNQQNSPENILYGSHGNISPHVMLDYRNRPSPGSSPGLVLNLDSSSSAPCSPVSHSIGSNNGQSYEKYPSNDVYVHNTLPQHLEHITLDWTTLVRSLVESGCTLTAQVQGDNALPPDFAANQLVFGTFDDSYLTLNNDLNLRTDPSHQPQQSQQQQQQQHQHQQHQQQQQQQQQQSHQQHPQQTPPQQSPHLNSVTCGSLPNSVNHQSYSHNHNGSNEPLLSLQTAPIIQTPTTIPEIVFTDFSTRAEDFESELGLGQMDFQSFQMLSDTGTMIDPMDEDSFRRELQ, encoded by the exons GGCGACGATGGTGGTACATTGACAGAGCTGAAGTCCTACACACAGCtggaaagtgtaaaaatcaaaaAGGAATCAGTAGCTAAGCCGAATACTCCATCCAATCACAGTCGAGAGTCTAGGG TACGAACTCCTGGTGGACCAATGCGTAATAGACAGTCAAGTCGGAACCACGACACGTCGCCCTACGGTAGCAATTCGGTGCATCTTATACCTCCGATGGAAAGCAACTGGCATCGATCCATTTCGGACTCGGCCATCCATCAGAGTATATGCCAAAACCAG CCAGAGTCCAATCACCTGAACACACACTCACCTCTTACGTTAAGTCCAACAGTTCGAagaaagatttcaaatgctcAAAGTATCTCTAAAGTGCATCAGCATATATCATCGAACCATCTTGAAAACCATTCGCCACATGATATGAGATCCCGATCATCGACTGGTCTGGCCGGTCTACCAGGGATAAA CATTTATCCATCGCAGAACCACACAGATAGTATACAAATCCCTATTCCTAGTAATACAGGTTCGCTACCGGATTTGACTTCCGTTGGTTATCCTATGTACTCATCATCACTAGATCAGGAGTATGATCATAACGCTCATAACAATAGTTACTGTGCT AGTCCCATTGGAACATCTCCGTCATCGTTATCCCCAACATCGGCCATTCACAACCATCACCCGCGGCCTCGACCAAACAATTTTGGTGGGGGAGGTGAAGGAGGCGGTGGCTATCAAATTCCGACCAGCAGTCATCCCAACAGTGGCAATGTTAGccccagcaacaacaacaacaccacCACCACTAACCTAAACAACACtaccaacaataacaacaacaacaacggtaGTAGTACTAATCATAACAACAAAACAAAGAATAATAATCAAAAGCCGAAGTCTAGTCAA CCTTTTTTATCTGTACCAGATAGCAATAGATTTTCATTTATGTCGAAG cagGGTAATAATACTTACGAGCTGAGCCAATCGCCCCAgccacagcagcagcaacaacagcggGTACCAACATTGGATCAGATTAACTACGACAACTTTAGTCAGTTGAATGATGGCCTATCGTCGCCGAACCAGCAAAATTCTCCCGAAAATATTCTGTACGGATCTCATGGGAACATTTCACCG CATGTGATGCTAGATTATCGAAATAGGCCAAGTCCTGGTTCTAGTCCTGGCCTGGTGCTCAACCTTGACTCAAGTTCTAGCGCGCCATGCAGTCCTGTGTCTCATAGTATAGGAAGTAATAACGG ACAATCTTATGAGAAGTATCCATCGAATGATGTTTATGTTCATAACACCCTGCCACAGCACCTGGAACACATAACCCTG GACTGGACTACTTTGGTTCGAAGTCTTGTCGAGTCTGGATGTACATTAACCGCCCAAGTTCAG GGAGACAACGCATTACCACCGGACTTTGCCGCAAACCAGTTGGTATTTGGAACG TTTGACGATTCATACCTTACGCTAAACAACGATCTCAACCTGCGGACGGATCCATCACATCAACCACAGCAatcacaacagcagcagcagcagcagcatcagcacCAGCAGcaccaacaacagcagcaacagcaacaacaacagtcACATCAGCAACATCCACAGCAGACACCGCCGCAGCAATCGCCACACCTTAACTCAGTCACTTGTGGTTCACTTCCGAACAGTGTAAATCACCAAAGTTACAGCCATAATCACAACGGAAGTAACGAACCACTGCTCAGCTTACAGACAGCTCCAATAATTCAAACTCCCACCACGATACCAGAGATTGTGTTTACCG atttctccaCGAGAG CAGAGGACTTTGAATCCGAACTGGGCCTTGGGCAGATGGATTTCCAGAGTTTTCAGATGCTCTCCGATACCGGCACAATGATTGACCCGATGGACGAGGACAGTTTTCGACGGGAGCTTCAGTGA
- the LOC129733316 gene encoding uncharacterized protein DDB_G0283357 isoform X6, translated as MANPRKFSEKIALHNQKQAEETAEFERIMREVSDVTSKVSRSANLTPTLGGLGTFRGGSLPNVNNDNDKYQEKGDDGGTLTELKSYTQLESVKIKKESVAKPNTPSNHSRESRVRTPGGPMRNRQSSRNHDTSPYGSNSVHLIPPMESNWHRSISDSAIHQSICQNQPESNHLNTHSPLTLSPTVRRKISNAQSISKVHQHISSNHLENHSPHDMRSRSSTGLAGLPGINIYPSQNHTDSIQIPIPSNTGSLPDLTSVGYPMYSSSLDQEYDHNAHNNSYCASPIGTSPSSLSPTSAIHNHHPRPRPNNFGGGGEGGGGYQIPTSSHPNSGNVSPSNNNNTTTTNLNNTTNNNNNNNGSSTNHNNKTKNNNQKPKSSQPFLSVPDSNRFSFMSKQGNNTYELSQSPQPQQQQQQRVPTLDQINYDNFSQLNDGLSSPNQQNSPENILYGSHGNISPHVMLDYRNRPSPGSSPGLVLNLDSSSSAPCSPVSHSIGSNNGQSYEKYPSNDVYVHNTLPQHLEHITLGDNALPPDFAANQLVFGTFDDSYLTLNNDLNLRTDPSHQPQQSQQQQQQQHQHQQHQQQQQQQQQQSHQQHPQQTPPQQSPHLNSVTCGSLPNSVNHQSYSHNHNGSNEPLLSLQTAPIIQTPTTIPEIVFTDFSTRAEDFESELGLGQMDFQSFQMLSDTGTMIDPMDEDSFRRELQ; from the exons GTTTCGAGGAGTGCCAATCTCACACCCACACTCGGTGGTTTGGGTACATTTCGAGGCGGTTCACTGCCGAACGTCAACAACGATAACGATAAATATCAGGAAAAG GGCGACGATGGTGGTACATTGACAGAGCTGAAGTCCTACACACAGCtggaaagtgtaaaaatcaaaaAGGAATCAGTAGCTAAGCCGAATACTCCATCCAATCACAGTCGAGAGTCTAGGG TACGAACTCCTGGTGGACCAATGCGTAATAGACAGTCAAGTCGGAACCACGACACGTCGCCCTACGGTAGCAATTCGGTGCATCTTATACCTCCGATGGAAAGCAACTGGCATCGATCCATTTCGGACTCGGCCATCCATCAGAGTATATGCCAAAACCAG CCAGAGTCCAATCACCTGAACACACACTCACCTCTTACGTTAAGTCCAACAGTTCGAagaaagatttcaaatgctcAAAGTATCTCTAAAGTGCATCAGCATATATCATCGAACCATCTTGAAAACCATTCGCCACATGATATGAGATCCCGATCATCGACTGGTCTGGCCGGTCTACCAGGGATAAA CATTTATCCATCGCAGAACCACACAGATAGTATACAAATCCCTATTCCTAGTAATACAGGTTCGCTACCGGATTTGACTTCCGTTGGTTATCCTATGTACTCATCATCACTAGATCAGGAGTATGATCATAACGCTCATAACAATAGTTACTGTGCT AGTCCCATTGGAACATCTCCGTCATCGTTATCCCCAACATCGGCCATTCACAACCATCACCCGCGGCCTCGACCAAACAATTTTGGTGGGGGAGGTGAAGGAGGCGGTGGCTATCAAATTCCGACCAGCAGTCATCCCAACAGTGGCAATGTTAGccccagcaacaacaacaacaccacCACCACTAACCTAAACAACACtaccaacaataacaacaacaacaacggtaGTAGTACTAATCATAACAACAAAACAAAGAATAATAATCAAAAGCCGAAGTCTAGTCAA CCTTTTTTATCTGTACCAGATAGCAATAGATTTTCATTTATGTCGAAG cagGGTAATAATACTTACGAGCTGAGCCAATCGCCCCAgccacagcagcagcaacaacagcggGTACCAACATTGGATCAGATTAACTACGACAACTTTAGTCAGTTGAATGATGGCCTATCGTCGCCGAACCAGCAAAATTCTCCCGAAAATATTCTGTACGGATCTCATGGGAACATTTCACCG CATGTGATGCTAGATTATCGAAATAGGCCAAGTCCTGGTTCTAGTCCTGGCCTGGTGCTCAACCTTGACTCAAGTTCTAGCGCGCCATGCAGTCCTGTGTCTCATAGTATAGGAAGTAATAACGG ACAATCTTATGAGAAGTATCCATCGAATGATGTTTATGTTCATAACACCCTGCCACAGCACCTGGAACACATAACCCTG GGAGACAACGCATTACCACCGGACTTTGCCGCAAACCAGTTGGTATTTGGAACG TTTGACGATTCATACCTTACGCTAAACAACGATCTCAACCTGCGGACGGATCCATCACATCAACCACAGCAatcacaacagcagcagcagcagcagcatcagcacCAGCAGcaccaacaacagcagcaacagcaacaacaacagtcACATCAGCAACATCCACAGCAGACACCGCCGCAGCAATCGCCACACCTTAACTCAGTCACTTGTGGTTCACTTCCGAACAGTGTAAATCACCAAAGTTACAGCCATAATCACAACGGAAGTAACGAACCACTGCTCAGCTTACAGACAGCTCCAATAATTCAAACTCCCACCACGATACCAGAGATTGTGTTTACCG atttctccaCGAGAG CAGAGGACTTTGAATCCGAACTGGGCCTTGGGCAGATGGATTTCCAGAGTTTTCAGATGCTCTCCGATACCGGCACAATGATTGACCCGATGGACGAGGACAGTTTTCGACGGGAGCTTCAGTGA
- the LOC129733316 gene encoding myb-like protein AA isoform X8 yields MANPRKFSEKIALHNQKQAEETAEFERIMREVSDVTSKGDDGGTLTELKSYTQLESVKIKKESVAKPNTPSNHSRESRVRTPGGPMRNRQSSRNHDTSPYGSNSVHLIPPMESNWHRSISDSAIHQSICQNQPESNHLNTHSPLTLSPTVRRKISNAQSISKVHQHISSNHLENHSPHDMRSRSSTGLAGLPGINIYPSQNHTDSIQIPIPSNTGSLPDLTSVGYPMYSSSLDQEYDHNAHNNSYCASPIGTSPSSLSPTSAIHNHHPRPRPNNFGGGGEGGGGYQIPTSSHPNSGNVSPSNNNNTTTTNLNNTTNNNNNNNGSSTNHNNKTKNNNQKPKSSQPFLSVPDSNRFSFMSKQGNNTYELSQSPQPQQQQQQRVPTLDQINYDNFSQLNDGLSSPNQQNSPENILYGSHGNISPHVMLDYRNRPSPGSSPGLVLNLDSSSSAPCSPVSHSIGSNNGQSYEKYPSNDVYVHNTLPQHLEHITLDWTTLVRSLVESGCTLTAQVQGDNALPPDFAANQLVFGTFDDSYLTLNNDLNLRTDPSHQPQQSQQQQQQQHQHQQHQQQQQQQQQQSHQQHPQQTPPQQSPHLNSVTCGSLPNSVNHQSYSHNHNGSNEPLLSLQTAPIIQTPTTIPEIVFTDFSTRAEDFESELGLGQMDFQSFQMLSDTGTMIDPMDEDSFRRELQ; encoded by the exons GGCGACGATGGTGGTACATTGACAGAGCTGAAGTCCTACACACAGCtggaaagtgtaaaaatcaaaaAGGAATCAGTAGCTAAGCCGAATACTCCATCCAATCACAGTCGAGAGTCTAGGG TACGAACTCCTGGTGGACCAATGCGTAATAGACAGTCAAGTCGGAACCACGACACGTCGCCCTACGGTAGCAATTCGGTGCATCTTATACCTCCGATGGAAAGCAACTGGCATCGATCCATTTCGGACTCGGCCATCCATCAGAGTATATGCCAAAACCAG CCAGAGTCCAATCACCTGAACACACACTCACCTCTTACGTTAAGTCCAACAGTTCGAagaaagatttcaaatgctcAAAGTATCTCTAAAGTGCATCAGCATATATCATCGAACCATCTTGAAAACCATTCGCCACATGATATGAGATCCCGATCATCGACTGGTCTGGCCGGTCTACCAGGGATAAA CATTTATCCATCGCAGAACCACACAGATAGTATACAAATCCCTATTCCTAGTAATACAGGTTCGCTACCGGATTTGACTTCCGTTGGTTATCCTATGTACTCATCATCACTAGATCAGGAGTATGATCATAACGCTCATAACAATAGTTACTGTGCT AGTCCCATTGGAACATCTCCGTCATCGTTATCCCCAACATCGGCCATTCACAACCATCACCCGCGGCCTCGACCAAACAATTTTGGTGGGGGAGGTGAAGGAGGCGGTGGCTATCAAATTCCGACCAGCAGTCATCCCAACAGTGGCAATGTTAGccccagcaacaacaacaacaccacCACCACTAACCTAAACAACACtaccaacaataacaacaacaacaacggtaGTAGTACTAATCATAACAACAAAACAAAGAATAATAATCAAAAGCCGAAGTCTAGTCAA CCTTTTTTATCTGTACCAGATAGCAATAGATTTTCATTTATGTCGAAG cagGGTAATAATACTTACGAGCTGAGCCAATCGCCCCAgccacagcagcagcaacaacagcggGTACCAACATTGGATCAGATTAACTACGACAACTTTAGTCAGTTGAATGATGGCCTATCGTCGCCGAACCAGCAAAATTCTCCCGAAAATATTCTGTACGGATCTCATGGGAACATTTCACCG CATGTGATGCTAGATTATCGAAATAGGCCAAGTCCTGGTTCTAGTCCTGGCCTGGTGCTCAACCTTGACTCAAGTTCTAGCGCGCCATGCAGTCCTGTGTCTCATAGTATAGGAAGTAATAACGG ACAATCTTATGAGAAGTATCCATCGAATGATGTTTATGTTCATAACACCCTGCCACAGCACCTGGAACACATAACCCTG GACTGGACTACTTTGGTTCGAAGTCTTGTCGAGTCTGGATGTACATTAACCGCCCAAGTTCAG GGAGACAACGCATTACCACCGGACTTTGCCGCAAACCAGTTGGTATTTGGAACG TTTGACGATTCATACCTTACGCTAAACAACGATCTCAACCTGCGGACGGATCCATCACATCAACCACAGCAatcacaacagcagcagcagcagcagcatcagcacCAGCAGcaccaacaacagcagcaacagcaacaacaacagtcACATCAGCAACATCCACAGCAGACACCGCCGCAGCAATCGCCACACCTTAACTCAGTCACTTGTGGTTCACTTCCGAACAGTGTAAATCACCAAAGTTACAGCCATAATCACAACGGAAGTAACGAACCACTGCTCAGCTTACAGACAGCTCCAATAATTCAAACTCCCACCACGATACCAGAGATTGTGTTTACCG atttctccaCGAGAG CAGAGGACTTTGAATCCGAACTGGGCCTTGGGCAGATGGATTTCCAGAGTTTTCAGATGCTCTCCGATACCGGCACAATGATTGACCCGATGGACGAGGACAGTTTTCGACGGGAGCTTCAGTGA